A genomic window from Luteolibacter sp. LG18 includes:
- a CDS encoding O-antigen ligase family protein has protein sequence MADPPGEGLLVGARRWSVNAGKWSAVLLSIALALGVAFASSLEPTAPGLVLLALAPALALGAFAVTDSKRPVLLACLVFLGGGYFAWRATGATVRDFGRSDLLLLAGGLAACFWAGWLVDRRAHRWAAIGLAVLAMANVAVALVQWHDPAFTPIFAGRKTASYPSGFYGHYNHFANFLLAAGFVASGCALLGEEKRRSRIAWTLVAFGCFGGIFLSKSRGAWVAAAAGGLVLLLCWMLDLKRRHVKWFGLAAVAAAFALPVLGFSGWWMARQVLADRGVTGDGARMLDDSGRLNFASTAIEIASNQPVTGGGSRSFTYEIFKHWNPEQLWVGSGDIDFVHNEFLQAATDYGWIGLAVVAGLLFVIGLRGLLVMAVEPDKGNPGPSAGLAAGAMAGIVAVSVQGMFSFVFHMIPDVIVLGLLAGIVIAQPWPFGKLASRQVAWARPAPWVAAGLAVGLVTLGWRDAMAWWIAARPGSGGMENQVAVRYDALRRAVAVRPDFRLEHDAAEMAARMSKTESPPASNEWADKAFGHLQRAVIRNPYDHAARLSMARVLDEFGQFSEAEENYRKLLPLMDLREMFYRTRFAYGSHAFRRANALFHARRPAEALAWALEARNQMEASKRLCGYGTQSPEGIEAAKVQEFIKWLEEARYTPAPDVVPPSP, from the coding sequence GTGGCGGATCCACCCGGTGAAGGGCTACTGGTCGGAGCCAGGAGGTGGAGCGTGAACGCGGGGAAATGGTCCGCGGTGCTGTTGTCCATCGCGTTGGCGCTGGGGGTGGCATTCGCCTCCTCGCTTGAGCCCACGGCTCCCGGGCTGGTGTTGCTGGCGTTGGCTCCGGCCTTGGCGCTGGGCGCCTTCGCGGTGACGGATTCGAAGCGGCCGGTGTTGCTGGCGTGCTTGGTATTCCTTGGCGGCGGGTATTTCGCGTGGCGGGCCACGGGGGCGACCGTGCGGGATTTCGGCCGCAGCGACCTATTGTTGTTGGCGGGCGGGCTGGCGGCCTGTTTCTGGGCGGGCTGGCTGGTGGACCGTAGGGCCCACCGCTGGGCGGCGATCGGGCTGGCGGTGCTGGCGATGGCGAATGTGGCGGTGGCGCTGGTGCAGTGGCACGACCCCGCGTTCACGCCGATCTTCGCCGGCCGGAAGACGGCCTCGTATCCCTCCGGGTTTTACGGGCACTACAACCATTTTGCGAACTTCCTGCTGGCAGCGGGTTTCGTGGCCTCGGGGTGCGCGTTGCTGGGGGAGGAAAAGCGGCGGAGCCGGATTGCGTGGACGTTGGTCGCCTTCGGGTGCTTCGGCGGGATTTTTCTGAGCAAGAGCCGCGGGGCCTGGGTGGCGGCGGCGGCGGGCGGGTTGGTGTTGCTGTTGTGCTGGATGCTGGATTTAAAGCGCCGCCATGTGAAGTGGTTCGGGCTGGCGGCGGTGGCGGCAGCCTTCGCGTTGCCGGTCCTTGGATTCAGCGGCTGGTGGATGGCGCGCCAGGTGCTGGCGGACCGCGGGGTGACGGGGGACGGGGCCAGAATGCTGGATGACAGCGGGCGCTTGAATTTCGCCTCCACGGCGATCGAGATCGCCTCGAATCAGCCGGTTACGGGGGGCGGCAGCCGCTCGTTCACGTATGAGATCTTCAAGCATTGGAACCCCGAGCAACTGTGGGTGGGGTCCGGGGACATTGACTTCGTCCACAATGAGTTTCTCCAAGCGGCTACGGATTACGGGTGGATCGGGCTGGCGGTGGTGGCCGGATTGCTGTTCGTGATCGGCCTGCGGGGGCTGCTGGTGATGGCGGTGGAGCCGGACAAGGGGAATCCGGGGCCGAGTGCCGGATTGGCGGCGGGGGCGATGGCTGGGATCGTGGCGGTCTCGGTCCAGGGTATGTTCAGTTTCGTATTCCACATGATCCCGGATGTGATCGTGTTGGGATTGTTGGCCGGGATCGTGATCGCCCAGCCGTGGCCGTTCGGGAAGCTGGCTTCCCGGCAGGTCGCGTGGGCGCGGCCCGCGCCGTGGGTGGCGGCGGGTTTGGCGGTGGGGTTGGTGACCTTGGGGTGGCGGGATGCCATGGCATGGTGGATCGCCGCGCGGCCGGGGTCCGGTGGCATGGAGAACCAGGTGGCGGTCCGCTACGATGCCTTGAGGCGCGCGGTCGCGGTGCGGCCGGATTTCCGGCTGGAGCATGATGCGGCGGAGATGGCGGCACGGATGTCGAAGACCGAATCCCCGCCGGCCTCGAACGAGTGGGCGGACAAGGCCTTCGGCCATCTCCAGCGGGCGGTGATCCGGAATCCGTATGACCATGCGGCGCGGTTGAGCATGGCGCGGGTGCTGGATGAGTTCGGCCAGTTTTCGGAAGCAGAGGAGAACTACCGGAAACTGCTGCCGCTGATGGACCTTCGTGAGATGTTCTACCGGACGCGGTTCGCCTACGGCAGCCATGCGTTCCGGCGGGCCAATGCATTGTTCCATGCCCGCAGGCCGGCGGAAGCGCTGGCGTGGGCGTTGGAAGCGCGGAATCAGATGGAAGCCAGCAAGCGCTTGTGCGGCTACGGCACGCAGTCGCCGGAGGGGATCGAGGCCGCGAAGGTCCAGGAGTTCATCAAGTGGCTGGAGGAGGCCCGTTACACTCCGGCTCCGGACGTGGTGCCGCCGTCCCCGTAG